DNA sequence from the Callospermophilus lateralis isolate mCalLat2 chromosome 2, mCalLat2.hap1, whole genome shotgun sequence genome:
GGACAATGGCCAAGCCCAGGATGCTGTTGAGCTTAGTATCAGCACAAGGCAGCTGGATCAGGTCTGAATGGAGGCAGTAGGAATGGGAGAGGATGTTCATGTGACAATAGGGCAGTTGCCTCAACAGGACTGGAAGTGGGGCCATGAGTGCCACACTCTTCAGTGTAATGCCTAAACCCATAGAGATGATGCGGGGCAGGGTCAGGATGGATGTATAGCGCAGTGGGTTGTAAATGGCTACAAAGCGGTCATAGCTCATGGCCAACAGCACCCCTGACTCCATGCAGGAGAAGGTGTGAATGAAAAACATCTGGGCCAGGCAGCCATCAAAGTCAACTCTGCGAGCATCAAACCAAAGAATGCCCATAACAGTAGGCAGTGTAGACACAGAGACGCCCACCTCACTGATGGCCAACATGGAGAGGAACAGGTACATGGGCTCATGAAGGGCAGAGTCTGCCTGCACTGCTGCCATGATTAGGCTGTTTCCCACAATGGCCACCATGTACATGGTAAAGAAGGGGATGGAGAACCAGCCATGTTGGGCCTCCAGTCCTGGGATGCCAGTCAGGAAGACAGATAGGCGGTCGAGGCTTCCATTGCTCTGAGTTCCCATGTCATCGACAGCAGGTATCAGTCTTCACCTGCcatttgaaaaaacaaaacaaatttaaaaaaaaagaaaattagctcTCACAAGTTGAAGTCATCTGCCTCAGTAGCCTACTCTAAAGGTTGAAAAATGAGATAGGAAGGGTGGGGGAAGCTGGAGTAACACACAATATCATCTCTACTCCTGCTCTCCTGAGTTCTACATTCCTAACATGTTATAGTAAAAGAGATATGTTAGACTGCCCAATTTTGTGGGAGATAACACAGCTTAAAAATGGGACACAAACTCAAATAACTCAGATCTGAGTCAGATCCATACTCAGCCAATCATAGATACGCaattactttaattttaaaatgaaagaaaatagtaTTATTCTCTTTATTTGAACATAAGGAAAAATTGAGAAAATTAATATACGTTCAGAGCTTATATTCATTTTCACTACAGAGATGAGAGCAAACTCTGATCTAGGCTAGAGTCATCAAAAAGAGTTGAGTTTGAGCTCTGCTGACATGGATCTGAGATGACAAAAACACCTAGGAAAGTGATAGTCTCCATGAGTCCCTGCTGAATCCTAGGGAGGGAAAAATGTTTCCAGTAAAATTGTAACTGCAGTTTCAAACTGTTTCAAAAGAGAAATATGGACTATGAAGGAAATTAACAATCCAATTATGCTAAAATACAGTGACCTtccagtataaaaacagaaagattATCAgagatgtgttcctttcaaaatgAGCAGATTTGACCTAGAGACCATGGAGATCAAAGACTCAGAGAGAAAAGATTCCATCTGAGACCAAGAGTCAGGGAGCAATAACTAAAAACCAATCAGGAGTTGGAAGTCACATAAAATTTAAACTAATGCAATGTGAAATAACATAATATAGCATAACACATTGAATATAACATAATATGATATAttaaatttgtaaaataaattttaaaatagtagaTAGGAAGATGCAGTCACAATGAGCATGAAAGCTGAATTAACACCAATCAGTTTACTGTTTCACTCAACAGATTGGATGTAGGAATCACTGATTTTGTATCAGTTCTTTATCCTGTGGTCACATGCTGCTAATGTGAAATGGCTCAAACATCTAAATAATTGAACGATAACGCTTTGCTGGAAGGGATAAATGATTGAGAACTGGAGAGCCCATGGAATACAAAGAGCTATGACTATGGACACTAGCATAGTCATAGTCATAGTGTAACAAGGACAGTCAAAGAAGCTGCACTCTTATGATAGTCACTCTTCAGACACAGCTCTGCTAAAACCCCTTGCACACTCTCTCTGGGCCTCCCTCAAAACTAGAAACTTCTCTGACAAATGAAATACACTACCATGTGCCTCTTATCCACAGATTTCTCTTGGGTCAACCTTATAGATCAGTGGTTCTCAATCTTGGCTACACATTAAAATCACATGGGGAGAATGAAAAATCCCAGTGTCCAGGAAACATCTCACAAATTAAACTGGAACCTCTGGGTAAAGCATCAAATTATGAATGTTACTAAAAATTTTCTGAGATGAATTCAGTGTTGAGAACAACTCCAGACTCATTTTATGACATTCTAATCACTATAGTGACATCCTTTTAGACCACAATGAAACCTGCAAGCATTTCCTGAGTCTCCTCCACACACCTTTTATTTCAGAAAGTTTCCTCCCTAACTTCTAACTATAGTTTCACATTTCCTTGTGTTTCATCATCCATCAGATTCTTCAGAATCCTGGAGCTCCTTTAAATAAATATAGATTAACTTGTAATACTCTAAGGTGGCATCCACAGCAGTAGCCTAAATTCAGGGTTATTGCTGCACTTGCTTGAAGGTGAATCAGACCAGAGCCCAATCTTGCACGCGCTGTGAGAATCTTCACCATGACATTCTTATGCTTAGTCTGAACATTCTCAATGTCTATACTCTTATTGCTTCCTGAAACCAGTATCCTTGTCAGGTCTCACTGACTTATAGAGAACTTTCTTACCTTTGGGATAAATCTATTTTCTCTGTATTATAGATACTGTTGCAAACATGGAGGCACAATAATCTTACTCAGCTATCACTTGAATTTTGCTCTTCACAGTATCTGTGATTTTCTTGCAACACTTATCTTAATTTGTAGGCATTTATTTACATGTATATTCTTTGGTTTAACGTTTGTATCCCCTACTAGATTGCAAACTTCATCAAAGAAAGAATAATGCTGACTTTTTTCCCACTACATACCTAATAGTAACACGTGTCCAAGTGCATAGCAAatgcttaataaatatataaCTGGATGAATAAATAACTAAATTTATAAATAGTATCTGAACGTTTTAGTCATGGTATCCTATAATCTTCCCTTCTCCATATAACCTATCCTAAATTCCTTTAGCTTCTTCTTAAAGTTTTTGACTTTCCATTTCCCTACCACATGAGTCCTCTTGTTAGGGTGACTAATGGATAGTAAGTATAATAGGAATAAGCAGTGTAATATGTATCTTACTGCAAATTGACAACTGTTCCTAATACCATTTAAGcaggaatagttttttttttctcatctgaACTTTTATATGAACTTTTCCTATAATATTAAAATGACATTTATGCCTCTGTCTTTCCTTTGAGACTGAGTTATTTTAATATCAGACTTGTACCTTATTTACCTCACCTCCATGGCTATTCCCATGTTTGTGACATAAAAACATTCTTTAAAAACCATTAACAAATAAAATGCATTATTATACTACTCAGGACATAACTGAAGCACATTCAGTTCTGAGTTCTGTACTCTAGATAAGAGTTAAACCAACTATGGCATAGGCAAAGGTAAGAGAAACTAAGATATAAGGAAATAAATGAAGGAACAAAGGACACTTCATTTTGAAAAGAGGGAACCATAGCAGAAATGGATGTGACAGTATGGGAGTCATATAAGGAACATTTTTCTCAAAGTCAAAGCTATGTGATAAAATAATAAGCTTCGGGATAATGAAGATATTCAGAGAAAGACAAGATAACCTTGAAAGGCCCTTTCaactctcctcctgcctcaggcctgAGATTCCAGACTGTCAAATTCTCTCCTGTTCAGTGACAGAAAATCTTATCTCCAAATCTGTGTGGGAAAGACAGAGGCAAGTTTCCAATGCCTGTCATCTGAAGGTGACTCTGGAAACCCTTTTGAAAGTGGGTGGGAGACCACAAGGGCATTTGAATGcctattgctttttcttttctttcttttttaaaaattatatatataattttatggaccttgattttattcatttatttacatgtggggctgagaattaaatccaatgtctcacacatgctaggcaagggttctaccactgagctgcaaccccagccccacatattgttttttctaaaaaatgaaatttggggattttttgtttgtttgttttgccttAAACCTCTATCATAGGCTAAACATATTGTGGCAACTATTGATACACACAAGCATTGACAGAAACTCACTCAAAAATATGATCAAAGAGACTGAGAAACTCATACAGGAACCCAACAGAAATGTCAATAAAAACACACTTCTCATACACATCtggaaaacaaaaacagattcaAACTCACTGGGTGGAGCTTTGTGAAGCAAGCGACTGTTGGGATGCAAGAGGGCCAGAGCTTATAACCATCCACAGTGAGCCTCAGGCAGTGAGTAGCCAGGGGAGGAGGCAGATTTAATGTCTTTGAGTCAGAGTTCCCAGAGACCAAGGCCTCCAGAGGACTCTTTGCCTGAGTGTGATGCTTCTTTGGTAATGGAAAAAGGAGGGGGTTAGATCTCCCCTGGGGAATAGCTGTTAGACCACGAtgcaagaccactgactccaattaaaatcaaattaaagcaagcttattatttcaaccggccgggcTGCCTGTCCCATCAACATCTTGGGAGCCAAGGATAGCCCCGCAGctttcttacagcccagctttatagcccaaaaagttacacaaagaggaggggttacagataacaaacctCTGAGAAGCATAACACACAAATGTTAGTGTGTTTACATTTttgtggccccaacatcagaatttatgaaggtcgttagagcctcagagagggtcattatctggccagggaaggcctggATTTATGAGGCATCACTAAGGTTTAGGAAAGGGTtattatctggtcagggaaaaccaggcatgggtgagttcaaggcacaggcaggcattccaagcagcttTACAACATCAACTTATGGCCAGGCCATACAGACATCCTGATatttttacagaaaacagaaatgaatccTTCATAGCTTGTGACAAGCTGGCTTCTGATCCCAAGAGAGAATTAGGCTAGGTATATCATAGTAAGATAAGAATGTATATGAAAACACTTCCCCTGGAAGTGTcctcccaccacacacacacacatacacacacaaaaaaaataaaaaataaataaaataaaatttcaatttctttctcaTGATGAAGAACATGGAGAAAAAAATTTCCAATCTTCATAGTTTCACATACCTACACACAACTATCCaatctaaaatttaaaactgtGTGCCCAGAATCCAAAGTGTAGGTTCCTGGATTTTGAGCATAAAACCCAGATCTCAGGTACATCCTAAAGCACAGaacccagaaaaaaaattttagagcTTAGATATCAGAGAACAGAGCTTGGAGCCCAGAGAAAACCCCAGAATTTAGAGTGCATGCCCTTGGCTATCCTGATCCATTTATCCCCACTGTTCCCTACTTAATTTCCACTGCCATCCCATCTCCATTGACCCTTCACCATGTTCCGCAAGCTCAGGGTCTCTTCTATGATAGACATTCCAGGGCAGCAAAGGAACACGGAGTTCAAAGTCACAAACCTAGGTTTATGTCCTGACTTTAGGAGATTCATATTCCTCTAACTTGAACTTGGAACCTAATTTGTAAAGTATATATTTCTGTCTACAGGAGATAGAGATTCAAATGAGAAGGAAGTAATAggcttctttgtttgtttttaattaattgtAGCACACCTGATAATTAGTGGTAACTTACTTCTGCTGGAGGTCTCAATTTCAGATCCTCCAAATATGTTCTTTTCCCCAACATTTGTTCTTCCTATTAAAGATTCAATTTAACctcttttaatttcaatttttcatAGAATAAGGGTTTACTGAggaaaaaatgacagaattttctctcccttttctatCATGTGGTAGAATGTGTGTGGAGAGTCAAACAGAAGATGGGCATAGAGAAATTTCTTTTCCCCTTGTGGTGCTCTGAAGTATCAGAGCaacttgagaaagaaaaaaaaaaaaactaactgaaatttttctatttttctctctaGTTTCTATGTACCTAGGTGGCAGCCCTAAAATCAGAGCTTGTCTAAACTTTGATGCCTGGTAGGTTGGGATGTCAGGAGTGGGGATTGGGAGGAATGGAAGGGAGTCACATCATGGGCAGTGACTGTGACATGGGTGAAGATAGTTCATCAGATTCCTCTGAAGTTGTTTCTATGTTCCACTTGCATCATCTCATAGAGATAGTAAGTTTACACTAAGTTGTAAAACACTCAGTTTCTCCAAATTTTAAGTCATTCACCTGTTAATTTAGGCAATCTTTAAAGTCCTTGCTCCCCAAGCTCCTCAATGAAAGACCTCCCTGTTGTCTAGTCAAAACTAATTGCAGCTTTCCCAAACATTCTAGGCCAGTATTCTAGGTTAAAAGTATCAGAATAAGTTAGCGAGCTTATTAAAACTCAAAATTGCTGTGTCTACCATCCAGAATTTTTGGTTTGGGAGGTTTGAGAACACTTCTCAGAATTTCTATGTCTAATAAAGTTCCAAGCAATGCCGATGATGCTGATCTGGGAGTTTTACTCTGAGAATCACCTTTCAAACTTTTGTTGACTATGtgattggtttttgtttgtttgtttgtttgttttttgttttttaactcttGCTTCCCAGCTGACATATAAGAATCTAATTACCGGGAGTTATTAGAAAGGAGAATACTATGCTTCAAAAATTTTAGTCACCCAAGGCTCTTACTAAATGCATTTAGTCAGTAGGTTGAGTATGGCCTGAGATTCTGTTTTTCCAACAAGTACCAGATATGCCAATGCTATTGTTTATTAGACTATATTTTGAGAATTATGGTTCTGTCTTCTGTCTAAATATTTCCTCTCAGGTGATTATATCTGTCCTTTACCCTGTTATCTTGAACCAAGCATTCTAAAAGCTCTCATCCTTCACAAGCTACTTCATAACACCCAAAATAGCCTACACTTATTTCCATGCAAAATAGAAGCTCTCTTTTAAATAAGAACAGCAATTCTCTGTGGCCCAAAATCtctgtctttaatttttattgcctcCCTCATTTTTAGTATAGTAGAATTATTTGTGTTCAAGCCTATTTGCCCTGAAGGACTTTCATTATTCCCAtatatgccaaaaaaaaaaaatctcagggtatttgttgttcttttttatgCTTTTCTCTTGACATGTGTATCTGTTTATTTAACAATATGCTATACTCACCCTTGTAATATCCTTAGCAACTAAGGATTCAAGAATTTTCAGAAagtaaattttcttttaatatattttttagttttagctggacacaacacctttattttattcgtatgtggtgctgagaattgaacccagtgcctcatgcatactaggcaagtactctaccactaagccacaaccccagccccagacagTGAATTTTCAATAAATAATTTTCAATATATTCATCATTGTATTGAGTTAGACATGTACTTATTCATTCTAAATGCACAACTCTCAAGAGCTTGGGTCATCTTCCCCCTTGTTTTAGCACTCCAGGTTAGTAGGCATATCATAGTCCTTCATCCAAAGGTGCTCTcttgggatcctcagccttcctcaGGCCTGGGACTTATGGAAGGGCTTGAAGATCCCTCTACGGATCTCCTTGGTCTTCACACTATAGATGATGGGGTTGAGCatggggggtacaaacaggtagaCATTGGACATCATAACATGAACAACAGGCGGGGCACTTTTCCAGAAGCGGTGGATCATGGAGACTGCTATTATGGGTACGTAAAAGGCCAGCACTGCACAGATGTGTGACATGCAGGTGTTGAGTGCCTTCAGCCGCTGCTCTTGAGATGCAATAGCCAACACAGCTCTCAAGATCAATGCATAGGAAAGAAGGATGAAAACTGAGTCCACACCATAGGTGAAAATGACCACAAAGAGTCCATAGATGTTGTTAACATGGATGTCTCCACATGCCACCTTCATGAGATCTGGATGGAGGCAGTATGAGTGATGCAAGATATTGCCCTTGCAGAAAGGCAGTCGTTTCACTAGAAAGGGGAAAGGAAACAGAGTCGTGAAGCTCTTAGCAAGGAGGCCCAGGCCCATGGCCAAGATGCGGCTGTTGGTGAGCACAGTGGCATAGCGTAGTGGGTCACAAATAGCCACAAAGCGATCAAAGCTCATGGCCAACAGTATGCCTGATTCCATGAAAGAGAAAGTGTGAATGAAGAACATCTGAACCAGGCAGGCATCAAAGCCAACATAGTGGTAGTTGAAGCAGAAAGTAGCAAGCACAGTGGGAAGTGTGGAAAGGGACACTCCCAGATCATTGAGAGAGAGCATGGAGAGGAAGTAGTACATGGGCTGGTGAAGAGCAGGCTCCCGAACCACCAGAGCAAGAACACTCAGGTTGCCTACGATAGAGATCAGGtagaggacacagaaaatcaGGGCAACCCAGGCTTGACCTGTCCGCATCCCAGGAATGCCTGTCAGCTGGAGCATCGCTGGCTGGAAGGGAGTGCCATTGAGGCCCAGCATGGCGGGGAAATGAGCCCagagggtgtcaggggagctcctcaCTTTCCTTCTTTCAGATATCCTGTCTCCAACACAAAAGACAAGAGATTGAAAACGTGTATCTATATTCCTGCCTCCTCCATCCGACTCTGCGTTCTGTGAGGAAGAAACTGAGTTCTACACATTTCTGTACCAGCAGGGCCCAGCATGCCACATAGGCCACGGTGGAAACTCAAAGGAGTGCCCAAAACGTGGTAAGGCTACAAGGTGGGAGACGGCATGAACAAAGCCCTCTAACCTTCAACTGCAATATCTCTTCCCTTTCCAATCTACCCAGAAATTACATCTAGGAATTTGGGGAAAGTAGGAATTAAGATATACCATAAAGAGGAAACATTGCCCATGCCTTTGGGAACTCTTCAGCAGATGTTCCAAAAAATTTACAGTCATAAAATTACAGCATCAACAGCCTTCACCCACActtcacctcagcctcccaatccctTGGCCACAGTGGTCATCATCAAAATCTGTTCTCTCTCTGAAACCACAAATTTTAATACCTCTCACTTTGATCATAGACTTCTATCTCACAGTTCTCTGACCTTCTCATGCTTGTACACTAGCTCTGAAGTCTCCAGGattcttttgatttgttttttttttttaaatctatttgtcTATTAAATCTTAACTTCTTCACTTCTTTCCTGACCTACTCCCCAACAGGGATTTGTTTCTTTATCTCTTTTCCTCCCTTTTATATGAACATGGTAAAccctaaccttttttttttaaccctaaccTTTGATAAGGTCTATAATCAAACCTGGTGTGCAAAACTGAAGAAGCAAGTTCTTTATTGAAATAAAAAAGGAGGTAATTATTTCTTGCCACTGCTTAAATTTTAAACCTATTTACACATTGATCTAGCCTTTTCCCCAGTCTTTTGAGAAAGAGATGTCCCTCCTTCTCCAAAGACTGTCCCTTCATCTTCAAGATCCCATTTCTGGCCACCTCCTTTAGATCCCTCTTCCATTAGTCCATTGTATGATGCCTTCTATCTCCTCCTCTTTCTGCCTCTTTCCTGACAGGCAACAAGCCTGCAGGAACCATCCCATCATGAAAACTCGAACCTTCCCTCTCTAGCTGCTATTAATTCTTAGTCATATTTTTTCCAACACTGTCCTTCCTGATGCTAAGGGATCTTGTACTTACCTATTTAATGTGCCGGCTTCTGCAACAGACTTCTGAGATCCTCTATTTCAGGGATTCAATGTCATTGGCCTTTCCTTCTATTACTGCTCATATCTATAGCTTCTACACTTTCTCCCTCCCCAAAACAAATTTCTCTATGGTGATGAGTAATCTCCTTGCCGCTAAAGGTAATGAAAATATCCTCCTAATCCATGTGACTTCCCTGCTTGCATTATCAGTAATTCACCTTCCCCAAACTACCTTCTTTGTGGAAGAACACCATTTCTCCTTGATTTTCCTTGGGCCTTGGCTTTCCTATTTCTACCTTATTCACTGGATCCTCTTTCTCTGTGTTTGCCTGTAAGCAGCAACAGCCTAACACCAAGTAAAATAACCAATAGTCAGAGTggtgaaaattggaaaaaaaatgtatcattAAAGACTCCTTTTtcgtatttattcaaagtatcacTGCAACTGTATTTTCATGCTACCAACTAGCTCAAAATGAAAGCTTTGTTCTAGAATTTCGGcacaatggcttttttttttttctttgccttttgCAGATTTTCCATTCTTAGCCTAACACACCTGGTAAACATGGTGAAATTGATCATGACAGGGGCTGGATAGTGATAGCAGTCACAATCCTTAAAGTATATAAACTATCAGAagaaatttatgtatttttttaaatttctctctctcttccatctgagAGATCAATGCACTCCTTTTGTCAGTAAGATTTCTAGTTCTTTATCCTCTATAAACTTTTCCCCCCTCCCATATTTAAGTCAATATCTCTAAGAAGTCTTTTTGGGCCCAGCCTGTCCAGATCTACCTTTTTAAAATCACCTTTACTCCCAGACGTTGTCTGAGTCCTGAAGAAATGGGAAGAACCTTGACAGCACCAAGAGATACTAAAACCTATTCCAAAAGAGAGACTTGCCCCACTGTTCTTAATGTTTGGTGTGCAAGCTGAGGTAGTCTAGACGGTAATATTTCTTTTGTGCTGCAGATTTTCCTGTCTGGAAAATGACTTGAAAACTTTTCCAAGGAGAACAATGCCCAATGCCACCCAACAACTATTGTTTTCTCTGCTTTGTCCAGGGAGTGTCAGGTAAAGCTTCTTAACTGTGACTTTTCAGTAAAAAAAAGTCAAGAAGATGGAAACACAGCATATACATGAGCCTGCACATGAATAAGTGCCTAAAAGGGCAATGAAAGTGCACATTTTTACACTTCCACACTCACTTGAACATCCACACATTCATAGAAACTGTCTCACATCCCTCCTGGTCACACATAACACCATCACACCACAGAACTCAAGAAGACTCATGACAGCTCATGGGTTAATATAATGTTTCAAATATCCATCCTCCCTTGTTTATACTCtctcataaacacacacacacacaaacacacacaggggCAGTGTCACAAATGATCACCATTAACAGACTCACAGCAATATCTCCATTAAGGATAATCCCTTGACACATAGTGGAAATCAACCTGATTGAAGACCACATTGTGGAATGACTTCAGCTCATTTGCTTCTGTGATTTTTCTCCCGGTGTACACCCAGAGCCAGGTATAGGAGATCATAATTCAAATTGTAGGTTTCTaaatgagaaatataaaatacCCTCAAGACAAAGTCTGATGCATGAGTTGCTTGGCCTAATGGTAGGTAGTTTGGTGTTAGGGTTTTGATTCAGATGGGAATAGGCATCATTTCTCTGTGATCCTGGACTTTGGAAGGAAATAGATTTGGCTCATGTTTGTAGAGAAAATATAAGAGGTAGAGTTTGCTTTTACTTTCAATAAAAATTCTCAAATTTTGGATAAGGCCTATATAAAGAGTCCAGGTGGACAGTCTTTGGGAAGAGCACTCACTGGAGGGAGATGCCTCTTTTCCCTGTATCTGGATGTACTGCACTGTGGATCCAGCCGCCAAAGCGGCATCAACCATTCTCCTATGACATAAATTTATGAATGTGCCAAAATCCCAAGACTCATTTTGTTCAAGAGGGAGAAAAGTGGAAATAATTGGGATGGTGGCATCAATGAACTGAGCTGAGCCATAGGAGAATCACTCCCAGGGGAATCTCAATCTTGGCCTCaggatttctgatgtcatcatccATATCCATTAACATGCCAGTCCTTCCTTGATCAGAAATACAAACACACTGCATAcatcacacacaaacatacatagtCCCAGATATGATGAGACCTCCACAGATGAACCTTAGACACATCCAGCTATGTATTCATTAACGTTCATATTGCCTCTTAATTTATATGCAAATAAGCTCCTGAAACTGCCCAATGTTCTAGTCACTAATcacatttcttgatatatcaaacatACACTATAGCTGACTGTGGAGCATGccttctagaggctgaggcaagaggagtgCAAGTTTGAGTTCAACCTCAGAAAATTAGCaagagtctcagcaacttagactctgtctcaaaataaaagattagaaggactggggatgtagctcagtagtaaagcactcctggggtcAATCCTTGTACCCCTGCCCCAAAAGCACCCCCTGTAATTTGTGCATACTTACATTAATTATAAAGGCTAAAAATATATTATGGACATAATTTTAGAAATAGAGACTCATACACAGACTTGAAAAATGACTaagtatatttcaaatatacTCCCATGAACACATAACCAAAAGTAAGTATTTCAAACACATACCTACAGTATTATTAACATATCAACAAAACGTTCAGCACATTAATACCCCCACATCTATCCACAGATAAATATTTGGAATTTGAATGCACCATATATTTTCTGCACACATACAAGCACCCATTTGGCATGTTTCTTCTGCAAGTGTTTCCTTTACTCAACCACTATacagaataataaaaaattacaaagtGATCAATTCAActaaaactaaacaaacaaatgacAGAAAAACACATTAGTGAGCAATTTTAAGATGTTATCTTCAACACTGATGATTATAAAGATTAATAAAGATATGGCACC
Encoded proteins:
- the LOC143391389 gene encoding olfactory receptor 51I2-like, coding for MGTQSNGSLDRLSVFLTGIPGLEAQHGWFSIPFFTMYMVAIVGNSLIMAAVQADSALHEPMYLFLSMLAISEVGVSVSTLPTVMGILWFDARRVDFDGCLAQMFFIHTFSCMESGVLLAMSYDRFVAIYNPLRYTSILTLPRIISMGLGITLKSVALMAPLPVLLRQLPYCHMNILSHSYCLHSDLIQLPCADTKLNSILGLAIVLATFGLDSLLIVVSYGLILYAVLGIASEEGRWKALNTCVSHICAVLVYYVPMIGVSVMHRVAKHASPVVHTLMSSIYLFVPPVLNPIIYSIKTQPIQQGIAILFSCKRKSI
- the LOC143391390 gene encoding olfactory receptor 51I1, translating into MLGLNGTPFQPAMLQLTGIPGMRTGQAWVALIFCVLYLISIVGNLSVLALVVREPALHQPMYYFLSMLSLNDLGVSLSTLPTVLATFCFNYHYVGFDACLVQMFFIHTFSFMESGILLAMSFDRFVAICDPLRYATVLTNSRILAMGLGLLAKSFTTLFPFPFLVKRLPFCKGNILHHSYCLHPDLMKVACGDIHVNNIYGLFVVIFTYGVDSVFILLSYALILRAVLAIASQEQRLKALNTCMSHICAVLAFYVPIIAVSMIHRFWKSAPPVVHVMMSNVYLFVPPMLNPIIYSVKTKEIRRGIFKPFHKSQA